A single Nicotiana tabacum cultivar K326 chromosome 5, ASM71507v2, whole genome shotgun sequence DNA region contains:
- the LOC107779334 gene encoding glycerol-3-phosphate acyltransferase RAM2-like, with protein sequence MGITRFPTVEKCTSEGREKHTVVADLDGTLLRNRNSFPYLALVAFDVYGVLRLLFLLLVLPLAGILYYLVSESAGIQVIIFTTFVGMKVSDIESAARAVLPKFYSEDLHPESWRVFSACRKRCVLTATPRIMVEAFLKDYIGVDIVLGTEIETYKGRATGFVKSPGVLIGKKKADILLTAFGETQPEIGLGDRDTDIPFMTLCKERYYVPPNPKVKAVTIDKLPKPIIFHDGRLVQKPTPLMALFIILWIPFGFLLSCLRIMSAAFLPTPLHYYAFRALGVRLTVKGNPPPPKKSKDQSGVLFVCCHRTLLDAVFLSTVLGRPIPTVTYSLSRFSEIIAPLKTIRLTRDRATDAFVMKKILEEGDLLICPEGTTSREPFLLRFSSLFAELTDELVPVAMVNKMSMFHGTTARGWKWMDSFFFLMNPRPSYEITFLDKLPYGFTCKSGKSSHEVANYIQKVIAETLSYKCTTLTRKDKYIALAGNDGTVMKKP encoded by the coding sequence ATGGGGATAACAAGATTTCCCACAGTTGAGAAGTGCACatcagaaggaagagaaaaacaTACAGTAGTAGCAGACTTGGATGGAACTTTACTACGAAATCGTAACTCTTTCCCTTATTTAGCCCTGGTTGCTTTTGATGTTTATGGGGTTTTAAGGTTACTCTTTCTTCTCTTAGTCTTACCTCTTGCCGGAATTCTTTACTATTTAGTCTCCGAGTCAGCTGGAATCCAAGTTATAATCTTTACAACTTTTGTGGGGATGAAAGTTTCTGACATAGAGTCGGCAGCACGTGCTGTGCTGCCAAAGTTCTATTCCGAGGACCTTCATCCTGAGTCTTGGAGAGTTTTTTCGGCGTGTAGAAAACGTTGCGTTTTGACAGCCACCCCTAGGATTATGGTGGAAGCATTTTTAAAGGACTATATAGGCGTGGACATAGTTTTAGGGACAgagattgaaacatataaaggTAGGGCAACTGGTTTTGTTAAGTCACCAGGGGTTCTTATTGGGAAGAAAAAGGCTGATATTCTCCTAACGGCGTTCGGAGAAACTCAACCTGAGATTGGATTGGGTGATCGTGATACTGATATTCCTTTTATGACATTATGTAAGGAAAGATACTATGTGCCACCAAATCCAAAAGTAAAAGCTGTAACTATAGACAAACTTCCTAAACCTATTATTTTCCACGACGGCCGTCTTGTCCAAAAACCAACACCACTAATGGCTCTTTTTATCATTCTTTGGATCCCTTTCGGTTTCCTTCTTTCTTGCCTGCGAATAATGAGTGCTGCATTCCTCCCCACCCCTCTTCACTACTACGCATTTCGGGCCCTTGGTGTCCGTCTCACCGTTAAGGGTAACCCACCACCCCCTAAGAAATCCAAAGACCAATCTGGTGTTCTATTCGTTTGCTGTCATAGGACACTTCTTGATGCTGTTTTCCTCTCCACGGTGTTGGGCCGCCCTATTCCAACTGTTACATACTCTCTTTCACGATTTTCTGAGATTATTGCACCCCTTAAAACAATTAGACTCACTCGAGATAGAGCCACTGATGCTTTCGTGATGAAGAAAATATTAGAAGAAGGTGATCTCTTAATTTGCCCAGAGGGGACTACAAGTCGTGAACCATTTCTTCTTAGGTTTTCGTCATTATTTGCTGAGTTAACTGATGAGCTCGTTCCGGTGGCAATGGTGAATAAGATGAGTATGTTTCATGGCACAACAGCTAGAGGATGGAAATGGATGGACTCATTTTTCTTTCTCATGAATCCACGTCCCAGTTATGAAATTACATTTTTGGACAAGTTGCCGTATGGGTTCACTTGCAAGTCTGGGAAATCAAGCCATGAAGTGGCTAACTACATACAAAAAGTTATTGCTGAAACTCTTTCTTACAAATGCACTACTTTAACTAGGAAGGATAAGTATATTGCTCTTGCTGGAAATGATGGCACTGTAATGAAGAAGCCTTGA